The sequence GTTCGTCAATATGGTGATCAAGAGTATGCGAGAGGCGAAACTGGCCGATGGCATTTTTGACAGTGATCAAAGCAAGTTTTTCCAGGATATGTATGACCAACAACTGGCCGTTCATTTATCAGGGGAAAACGGCGTCGGATTAGCGGATGTCATCACCCGGCAACTGAGTAAACAGCAAGGACAAGGGACGGAGAGTAATGAAAATGAAAAATCAGCATTGGAAGATTATCTGAATAATCCGGTTCGCAGTATTCCTGTTAATAGAGTCAAACACGCGTTAAGTGCCACAAAAAGCGAACCGCTAACAGATAGTGATCTTTTTTCCGGTAAGGAAGTGGAAAAAATGTGGGAAAACTCCTCGCTTAACTCCGGCAAAAATAAGCCGATAACTTCGTCAAAACAATTTGTCAGTCAGTTGCATGCTTATGCTCAAAAAGCGGCCGAGGAACTGGGTATAGAACCAAAGGTACTGCTGGCGCAAGCCGCTCTGGAGACCGGTTGGGGGAGATCAGTGATTAAAAGCAAGGACGGTTCCAGCAGTCATAACTTATTCAATATCAAGGCAGGCAGCCAGTGGCAAGGTAAACGGACAACTGTTTCCTCTTTGGAGTTTGAAAAAGGCATACCTCAAAAGAAAATGTCCGGATTTCGAGCGTATGAGTCCTATCAGGATAGTTTCGATGATTATGTGCAACTGCTTAAAAATAATCCGCGTTATGCTCAAGCGCTCAAACATGCGGAAAATCCTCAGCGCTATATGCTGGAGCTGCAAAAGGCCGGATATGCGACTGACCCTCATTATGCTGATAAAGTCATGAGAATCTACCATGGAGACAGTCTGTCCGGGGTCAGCTCCGGACAAAATCTGGCAATGAACTAAAGCAGTACCAAAGAAAAGCTGAGTTCACTTTCTGTCTCCTATAGCAAGTCACCATTGGCGTTATTGATTTCCGAATAAGTATCTGCTTACCCCTACCATTGTATTGGTTGTAGGTGCTTGATATCAAAGGACGCATAAAACCATCCTTGTGACTCTCTGCTCATCCCTGTTGCAGAAGCCTTTTCAATCAAGCACCTAGACCCTCTATTCCAAGCGAGCGAGTAGTTACCCAAATTATTTTTATTTTTTGGCACTTGATTTGCTTTAGTCGTTAGAGAAAGCTTAACAGGACAAAATTATGGCGGGCGGAATTCTAGGTATTGCAACTTCAGGTCTCTTGGCTTTCCAGCGCTCTTTGGAAACCACTAGTCACAACATTGCCAATGTCAATACAGAAGGATACAGCCGTCAACGGACAGAGTTGTCGACAAAGCCGGCAGTATTCGAGGGAAGTGGTTATCTGGGCCAAGGCGTCAAGGTCAGTAATATCACGCGCAGTTATGACCAGTTTATCAGCAGTCAGCTTAGAACGAGTTCTACCGCTTCAGGAGAAGCGGAACAGTTTTACCGGCTATCCGTTCAAGTTGACGGCCTGTTAGCCGATAACAGTGTTGGTATCGCTCCCGCGATCAAGAGTTTTTTTAACACGGTCAATGAAGTGGCGGATGATCCGTCCTCCATTCCGGCGCGCCAGGTCATGCTGTCTGAAGCTGAGTTACTGGGTCAGCGTTTTAATACCATGAGTGCACGATTCGAAGAGCTGAACTCACAAGTCAATACCGACATCAACGTTCATCTTAACGAGATTAATACGTTGGGAACCGCTCTGGCCGATTTGAATAACCGCATTGCCGCCGATGTAGGGCGCGCTTCTGGGAAGCAACAACCCAATGATTTATTGGATGAGCGAGAGCGGTTACTGACCAAGCTCGCCGAACTGGTCAGTGTGGCAGTCGTACCGCAAGAAAACGGCATGACCAGCATCTTTATCGGAAAAGGAATGCCGTTGGTGCTGGATGGCGTCTCATCAAAGCTGACCACAATCAATGATGATTACGATCCCACTTTTTTGAGAATTGGTTACGAATCTGGTTCGGGAACCTCGGATATCAGTGATCAAATCACCGGAGGAAAACTAGCCGGAACCTTACGGTTTCGGGATGAAATCCTCGATCCTGCGCAACAAAAACTGGGCCAGATTGCTGCCGGATTGACAATGGAAATGAATGCCCTGCAAGAAACCGGATTTGATCTTGATGGTAGCCAAGGTGAAGCCTTATTCAGTTTTAAAGGTGATGAAGTGCCTGTGACGGCCAATCTGGCCAATACCGGCAATGCTTTGGTCACTGCGCGTTTTCAGGATCTCAATGTTACGCCGGATGCGGCTAAGCATCTTGACTTCAGTGATTTTAGGTTGGAGTTTGTCAGCGGTTCCGATTATACCTTGACGCGGCTTCGTGATAATCAGGTCATCTCATTAACAGCAGTTGCTTCTGGTACTCCGAATGTTTCAAATCTGACCTTCGTATCGGCGACTGATCCTAAAATTACCGCCTTGCCCGGTTTTGAGATCAGTATTGATACTAGCGTAGGGGGGGCTGTTGCCGGTGACCAATTTTTGACGCGGCCTACTTATCAGGCAGCCAAGAAGATCGGTGTGAACTTCGATGATCCACGCAAAATTGCGGCGGCAACCAATGTTGAGGTGGATCCAGTTACCGGCAAGCCTGTATTGGATAGTTCAGGCAATGCCATCATTATAAAAGGCTCCATGCCGGGCGATAACCGCAATGCCTTGCTTATGGCGCAATTGGAAAACAAGCTGGGACTTTTGGGAGGTAACGCCTCTTTTCATAACGCTTACAGCCAGTTGGTGGCGGGTGTGGGTTCGTTGACACGGTCAGGTGAGTTAAGTGCAACTGCTCAGAAAACCCTGCTGACCCGGGCGCAAGAAGCAAAAGAAAATGTGGCGGGTGTCAATTTGGACGAAGAAGCGGCTAATTTGGTTATTTTTCAGCAGTCTTATCAGGCAGCTGCACAAGTGGTTTCAACGGCGAATAACATGTTTGACACGTTAATCGGCGCTTTAAGATAAGGAGGGGATTATGAGAATATCAACCGCATGGGCGCAACAGCTTGGCGTTAACGCGATGCAGGCGCAGCAGACCAAAATGTCAAAAACCCAGATGCAATTGTCCAGCGGGCTTAAACAGTTGTCCCCGGCAGACGATCCTTCGGCGGCGGCCAGGGTGTTGGATCTTGAAAAATCGATAGAAAAAACCAGTCAATATCAGGCCAATATTTTTGCTACCCGAGGGCGTTTGAATATTGAAGAGTCGGCACTGGAATCTTCCGAAAATGTGATTATTCGTGTCAAGGAACTTACTGTACAGGCATTGAACGGCACGTTGAATGCCAGTGACCGGCTTGCCGTCAAGCAGGAAGTCGATCAGTTAATCCAGGAACTGGCGGGGGTGGCCAATACCAAAAATGCCAATGGCGAATTTATTTTTTCCGGTGATTTATCCAATGAAGCGGCTTATGCGCAGGATCCTGATACCGGAAAATACGTCTATCAGGGTGGCGTTCATCAGCGGGCCTTGCCGATTGGCCCGGAAAGGCAAGTCGCTGACGGCGATTTGGGCTCCAATGTTTTTGAAAATATTTCATCAGTCAGCCGCTATAAAAATGAGGACGGCAAACGCAGCATTTTTAATACTTTACAGGTTTTATCCGATAGCTTGGCAGGTGATTTCAAGCCCCAACAGGCGACGATTACCGGTGACCGGTTTTTACGTTATGGTTTGGCAGCAGGTTCGTCGTTTGATCTGGTCAGTGATGCCGGTACAGCCTCAATCAGCCTGACTGCTGAGTTTACTGATTTGGATGCGCTGGTTACTGAAATAAACAGTCAAATCGAAGATGATGGAATGGAAGATCATATCCAGGCTCGGACCAACGGGAACAAAGTTGAATTTGTTTCGTTGACAACCGGTATCAATTCAACGATAGAAATCCAAAATGCGAATGCTTTTTTCCTCGACAATGCCGGTTTTGAACAAGGGCAAAGCAATGCCGCCGATGATGTCTTCCTTAATGAAGATGATTTGCGCCTTAATAATCCGGAAATCAGAAGATTCAGTACCGAAGAAGTCTATAACGCCAATCTGGGTAGTGTATTGACTGATCTTGATTCGGCGTTGGACAGTTTGTTACAAGCCAGAACCAGCGTAGGCGCAAGGCTGCGTGCGCTGGATGACCAGGAGTCTCAAAACGATAAATTTATCATCGATACCCGGTCAACGTTATCGGCTACACAAGATTTGGATTACGCAGAGGCCATCAGCCGCTTTAACTTGCAGCAAATGTCGCTGCAAGCAGCCCAACAAGCGTTTTCGCAAGTGCAGCGATTATCGTTGTTCAATTATCTATAAACTTTAAAGAGCCGTTGATTATACCTTTCGCACTTCAAATTTCGGCAGTGCCTAAGGAGGCAACGGGTTGTTCGGCATAGAGCCTATAAGGATGGTTTTACGGCGTCCTTTGACGGGCACCCCGGTGCCGAATTTCGATCTATGATGGGTATAACCCAAAACACCGTTCGCTCTTTAGGTCCTCCATCTTTCGATCCTCAGGGCGAACGGTCTGCAACATAGACCAACCGATGCTTAAGCCGGGTACTTTCATTTTTCGGGGTGATCAATTGCCCATTATTGCGAGGCCGTTTGATCTTGGAGCCGGGTGTAGATTGCAACCGGCCTGCCGTCCCTTCTTTCCAACGCGCCTTTCAAAGCCGCGCCGTTAATAACCGGCATTTCCTGATTATTGGCTTTAATAATCAAATCAAGCGCCTGCTCAAGCTTGGTTTTGTAAGGCGCAGGTTCGTCTGTCAGCGTCTGATGAATTTCAACATAAAGCGTGTTTTTATACCAACCCACCTTGATTGGCTGATTGACGATATATACATCAGTATCGACTGAAACCCGGGGAAACAGTTTTTCAATATCTTCCGGATACATCCGGATACAGCCATGTGTCACGCTCATCCCGACGCCAAACGGTTTATTGGTACTGTGTATCAGATAGCCCGGAACACCCAGCCGCATGGCGTAAAGACCCAAAGGGTTATCGGGGCCTGCCGGGACGACATCAGGCAGGTTATCACCGCGTTCCGCGTGTTCCCGTTTAATGGATGCGGGGGGCGTCCAGGTCGGATTGCGTGTTTTAGTTGCAATCCTTGTTTTACCTAACGGTGTTTTCCAATCCAGACGACCGATACTGATAGGATGAGTCGTTACCGTTTGACTGCCGTCACCGGCATAATAATACATCCGGTATTCCGGCAGGTTAATCACCACGCCCTTGCGGGGTGCGTTAGGTAAAAGCCTGGAATTAGGTATCCTGACCCGGGTGCCCTCCTTGGGTAGCCACCGGTCAACAGTCGGATTAGCCAGGACGATCTCGGTTTGACCCAGATTAAACTGACGGGCGATATCCAGTAGGGTGTCCTCTTCTTTAGCGGTCGTATAAAAATGTTCGTCCGGGTGACTTTGTCCGCTGCTCATCTTGTCGCCAATCAAGCTGTCGCCCGGATTTTCAGGTAAGCGAAAATCTGCCGCGACAATCGCCTGAGGGACAATCAACGATAAAACGATTAAAAAGTTGTTAATTCGCTTGCTGGTCATTTTTAAGTTCTCCGCCGAATAATTCCATGAGACGGGGGATAAAGCGAGCAAGTTCCAAAGACATGATTGAAAAACTGGCGTCAAAATGCTCGGCATCAGTCTGCGCATCGGTTTCAGACAGTTGGTCCTGGATCAAATCGAGATACCGTAAACGCTTGATCGACAGATTTTCATCCACGACAAAAGATAAACGATCTTCCCAGCTCACCGCTAATTTTATGACTTGTTTGCCTGTTTCAAGATGGTTTTTAATCTCGGGCAACGTCAAGTCATGACGTTTACAGCGAATAGTACCGCCTTCCTCTTTAGGTGAGCGTAATTCGCATTCATCTTCAACCACAATGTCGCCCGGCAAGTCATTGGAGGTTAACCATTCGGTCATCACCGCGATCGGTTTTTGCTGCGTAAGAGGAGGCACCGCAGGTAATGAACCCAAGCATTTGCGCAGTTGACTTAATACATCTTCGGCTTTTTTTGTGGATGCACTGTCGACGATCAACCAGCGATTTTTAGGATCGATGTAGGCATAGATTCTGCGAGAAAATGAAAACGCTTTGGGTAACAACTCAAAACAAATTTCATCTTTGATGGCCGTGCGTTCTTTTTTAGATAACTTGCGGCCTTGTTCGTCTTCAGCTTCCATTATTTTTTCGGCAACCAGCTCATTGATGACGGCAGCAGGCAGAACTTTTTCTTCAATTTTTGCACAAAACAGCAGAAAGCCATTGGCGGCATGGACCAGTTGTTCTGAGTGCCGTCCTAATGGGGGCGTCCAGCCGAAACTCATCTCTTGCTGAGCGGAGCAAGGCCGAAACGGCATTTGCTGTAACTTTTCTTCAAATTCATCGGACGATAAGCCGAAATCTTCCGTGAGGCGATAGAGTGCAATATTTTTAAACCACATACGCGTTGTTCTCTCCAGATAAAACCGGGCATTATCGCAAATTTACCCACACATA comes from Methylicorpusculum oleiharenae and encodes:
- the flgJ gene encoding flagellar assembly peptidoglycan hydrolase FlgJ; this translates as MLNAAQSPDYTDFNGLAQLKNEARKETPEAIKETAKQFESLFVNMVIKSMREAKLADGIFDSDQSKFFQDMYDQQLAVHLSGENGVGLADVITRQLSKQQGQGTESNENEKSALEDYLNNPVRSIPVNRVKHALSATKSEPLTDSDLFSGKEVEKMWENSSLNSGKNKPITSSKQFVSQLHAYAQKAAEELGIEPKVLLAQAALETGWGRSVIKSKDGSSSHNLFNIKAGSQWQGKRTTVSSLEFEKGIPQKKMSGFRAYESYQDSFDDYVQLLKNNPRYAQALKHAENPQRYMLELQKAGYATDPHYADKVMRIYHGDSLSGVSSGQNLAMN
- the flgK gene encoding flagellar hook-associated protein FlgK — encoded protein: MAGGILGIATSGLLAFQRSLETTSHNIANVNTEGYSRQRTELSTKPAVFEGSGYLGQGVKVSNITRSYDQFISSQLRTSSTASGEAEQFYRLSVQVDGLLADNSVGIAPAIKSFFNTVNEVADDPSSIPARQVMLSEAELLGQRFNTMSARFEELNSQVNTDINVHLNEINTLGTALADLNNRIAADVGRASGKQQPNDLLDERERLLTKLAELVSVAVVPQENGMTSIFIGKGMPLVLDGVSSKLTTINDDYDPTFLRIGYESGSGTSDISDQITGGKLAGTLRFRDEILDPAQQKLGQIAAGLTMEMNALQETGFDLDGSQGEALFSFKGDEVPVTANLANTGNALVTARFQDLNVTPDAAKHLDFSDFRLEFVSGSDYTLTRLRDNQVISLTAVASGTPNVSNLTFVSATDPKITALPGFEISIDTSVGGAVAGDQFLTRPTYQAAKKIGVNFDDPRKIAAATNVEVDPVTGKPVLDSSGNAIIIKGSMPGDNRNALLMAQLENKLGLLGGNASFHNAYSQLVAGVGSLTRSGELSATAQKTLLTRAQEAKENVAGVNLDEEAANLVIFQQSYQAAAQVVSTANNMFDTLIGALR
- the flgL gene encoding flagellar hook-associated protein FlgL, translating into MRISTAWAQQLGVNAMQAQQTKMSKTQMQLSSGLKQLSPADDPSAAARVLDLEKSIEKTSQYQANIFATRGRLNIEESALESSENVIIRVKELTVQALNGTLNASDRLAVKQEVDQLIQELAGVANTKNANGEFIFSGDLSNEAAYAQDPDTGKYVYQGGVHQRALPIGPERQVADGDLGSNVFENISSVSRYKNEDGKRSIFNTLQVLSDSLAGDFKPQQATITGDRFLRYGLAAGSSFDLVSDAGTASISLTAEFTDLDALVTEINSQIEDDGMEDHIQARTNGNKVEFVSLTTGINSTIEIQNANAFFLDNAGFEQGQSNAADDVFLNEDDLRLNNPEIRRFSTEEVYNANLGSVLTDLDSALDSLLQARTSVGARLRALDDQESQNDKFIIDTRSTLSATQDLDYAEAISRFNLQQMSLQAAQQAFSQVQRLSLFNYL
- a CDS encoding L,D-transpeptidase family protein gives rise to the protein MTSKRINNFLIVLSLIVPQAIVAADFRLPENPGDSLIGDKMSSGQSHPDEHFYTTAKEEDTLLDIARQFNLGQTEIVLANPTVDRWLPKEGTRVRIPNSRLLPNAPRKGVVINLPEYRMYYYAGDGSQTVTTHPISIGRLDWKTPLGKTRIATKTRNPTWTPPASIKREHAERGDNLPDVVPAGPDNPLGLYAMRLGVPGYLIHSTNKPFGVGMSVTHGCIRMYPEDIEKLFPRVSVDTDVYIVNQPIKVGWYKNTLYVEIHQTLTDEPAPYKTKLEQALDLIIKANNQEMPVINGAALKGALERRDGRPVAIYTRLQDQTASQ
- the rdgC gene encoding recombination-associated protein RdgC; its protein translation is MWFKNIALYRLTEDFGLSSDEFEEKLQQMPFRPCSAQQEMSFGWTPPLGRHSEQLVHAANGFLLFCAKIEEKVLPAAVINELVAEKIMEAEDEQGRKLSKKERTAIKDEICFELLPKAFSFSRRIYAYIDPKNRWLIVDSASTKKAEDVLSQLRKCLGSLPAVPPLTQQKPIAVMTEWLTSNDLPGDIVVEDECELRSPKEEGGTIRCKRHDLTLPEIKNHLETGKQVIKLAVSWEDRLSFVVDENLSIKRLRYLDLIQDQLSETDAQTDAEHFDASFSIMSLELARFIPRLMELFGGELKNDQQAN